In Nothobranchius furzeri strain GRZ-AD chromosome 19, NfurGRZ-RIMD1, whole genome shotgun sequence, the following are encoded in one genomic region:
- the zdhhc18b gene encoding palmitoyltransferase ZDHHC18-B isoform X1 codes for MKSCDYQQIDPQALRTPTPQPPAHHGGGTGSEKPEQPRRPRRKWEVFPGKNRFFCDGRVMLARQSGVLPLTLGLILVTSVLFFIFDCPFLVKHLTTCIPAIGGVLLVFVLITLLQTSFTDPGILPRAMPDEAADIERQIDNCGNASYRPPPRTKEVLINQQVVKLKYCFTCRMFRPPRTSHCSLCDNCVERFDHHCPWVGNCVGKRNYRFFYTFIVSLSFLTAFIFGCVMTHLALRAQGGKGLVFALQESPGSAVELVICFFSVWSILGLSGFHTYLVASNLTTNEDIKGSWSGKGGEDVTNPYSHRNIFTNCCSVLCSPFPPSLIDRRGFLPADVPAQSSGVAVELLAPASKNEKNM; via the exons ATGAAAAGCTGCGACTATCAGCAAATCGACCCGCAGGCACTCCGGACGCCCACCCCCCAGCCCCCGGCTCATCACGGTGGAGGAACCGGCTCAGAGAAGCCAGAGCAGCCGAGGAGACCCAGGAGAAAATGGGAAGTTTTCCCCGGGAAGAACCGCTTTTTCTGCGATGGACGAGTCATGCTGGCCCGTCAGAGCGGGGTCCTGCCCCTCACCCTGGGCCTCATCCTCGTCaccagtgttttattttttatatttga TTGTCCCTTCCTGGTCAAACACTTGACCACCTGTATCCCAGCTATTGGAGGGGTCCTTCTTGTGTTTGTGCTCATCACTTTGCTCCAGACCAGTTTCACCGACCCTGGCATCCTGCCTCGAGCGATGCCGGACGAGGCCGCAGACATCGAGAGACAGATTG ACAACTGTGGAAACGCCAGTTATCGGCCTCCACCTCGCACCAAGGAAGTCCTCATCAACCAGCAAGTGGTCAAGCTCAAGTACTGCTTTACCTGCAGGATGTTTCGGCCACCACGCACCTCCCACTGCAGCCTGTGTGACAACTGTGTGG AGAGATTCGACcaccattgcccctgggtgggaaaCTGTGTGGGCAAACGCAACTACCGCTTCTTCTACACCTTCATTGTGTCGCTCTCCTTTTTGACGGCGTTCATCTTTGGCTGTGTGATGACACATCTGGCTCTGA GGGCTCAAGGTGGGAAAGGCCTGGTGTTTGCTCTTCAGGAAAGTCCTGGCAG TGCAGTGGAGCTGGTTATATGCTTTTTCTCAGTGTGGTCTATCTTGGGCCTCTCAGGCTTCCATACATACCTGGTTGCCTCCAACCTGACCACTAATGAAGAC ATTAAAGGCTCGTGGTCCGGGAAGGGTGGAGAAGATGTCACCAACCCATACAGTCACAGGAACATCTTTACCAACTGCTGTTCGGTGCTCTGTTCACCTTTCCCACCCAG CTTGATTGACAGACGAGGTTTTCTTCCTGCAGACGTGCCGGCTCAGAGTAGCGGCGTGGCTGTTGAGCTGCTCGCTCCGGCTAGTAAAAATGAGAAGAACATG TGA
- the kdf1b gene encoding keratinocyte differentiation factor 1, translating to MSAGSNGTLRRSSGPQNGSQVSFHQERCVDPVESSQLSPEPKANHKAHLKDANGKESETIRFIPGSDERSSAAGTCNPCCSSRSCKTFVCSVITCGLYRVCHCSILAPCLAPNESSPDEPVKMSPKRVKSGDNKEEADTGWSDLHINGVKVVSPKEYLYVDPHSSSYMPPPVQTQPGSLHESMFDDWEDGEENVDSLITKKLLELYSEYQIEELARCTSDSSFLRKSKAITQLINSLAEEHKMDEQEAECRLVRGIIRISTRKSTKKRLPISRMERTLSDSGHETMNTTPSFSLSINNDYRSNPNIQISDLTSSDKFAREMWRTNGGHSSSSPYNTEMDSSGIPLIHSSIRT from the exons ATGTCTGCTGGCAGCAACGGCACTCTGAGACGCAGCTCAGGGCCGCAGAATGGCAGCCAAGTGTCCTTTCACCAAGAGCGCTGTGTGGACCCTGTGGAAAGTAGTCAACTTTCCCCAGAGCCAAAGGCCAACCATAAAGCACACCTTAAAGACGCGAATGGTAAAGAATCTGAGACCATCCGCTTCATTCCTGGTTCTGATGAGCGCTCATCCGCAGCAGGAACCTGTAATCCCTGCTGTTCTTCAAGGAGCTGCAAAACCTTTGTGTGCAGCGTGATCACCTGTGGCCTGTACAGGGTCTGTCATTGCTCCATCCTCGCCCCATGCTTGGCCCCAAATGAGAGTTCCCCAGATGAACCGGTGAAAATGAGCCCCAAAAGGGTCAAATCGGGAGACAACAAGGAGGAAGCTGACACAGGCTGGTCTGATCTCCACATTAATGGCGTTAAAGTGGTTAGTCCAAAAGAATATTTGTATGTTGACCCCCATTCCTCATCATACATGCCTCCACCTGTTCAAACTCAGCCCGGATCGCTGCATGAGTCAATGTTTGATGactgggaagatggggaggagaacgTGGACTCCCTTATTACCAAGAAACTGCTGGAGCTCTACTCTGAGTATCAGATTGAAGAGCTGGCCAGGTGCACCTCTGATTCTTCGTTTCTGAGGAAGAGCAAAGCAATCACCCAGCTGATCAACTCCCTGGCTGAGGAGCATAAAATGGACGAGCAGGAAGCTGAGTGCCGGCTGGTGCGTGGCATCATTCGTATCAGCACCCGCAAAAGCACAAAGAAGAGGCTGCCCATATCCAGGATGGAGAGGACATTGTCAGACAGTGGGCACGAGACGATGAATACCACCCCCTCCTTTTCATTGAGCATCAACA ATGACTACAGGTCAAATCCCAACATCCAAATATCAGATTTAACCTCCTCTGATAAATTTGCCAGAGAAATGTGGAGGACGAATGGAG GTCATTCTTCAAGTTCACCTTATAACACGGAGATGGATTCTTCAGGCATCCCACTAATCCACTCTTCAATCAGGACATAG
- the zdhhc18b gene encoding palmitoyltransferase ZDHHC18-B isoform X2 produces the protein MKSCDYQQIDPQALRTPTPQPPAHHGGGTGSEKPEQPRRPRRKWEVFPGKNRFFCDGRVMLARQSGVLPLTLGLILVTSVLFFIFDCPFLVKHLTTCIPAIGGVLLVFVLITLLQTSFTDPGILPRAMPDEAADIERQIDNCGNASYRPPPRTKEVLINQQVVKLKYCFTCRMFRPPRTSHCSLCDNCVERFDHHCPWVGNCVGKRNYRFFYTFIVSLSFLTAFIFGCVMTHLALRAQGGKGLVFALQESPGSAVELVICFFSVWSILGLSGFHTYLVASNLTTNEDYKCFPD, from the exons ATGAAAAGCTGCGACTATCAGCAAATCGACCCGCAGGCACTCCGGACGCCCACCCCCCAGCCCCCGGCTCATCACGGTGGAGGAACCGGCTCAGAGAAGCCAGAGCAGCCGAGGAGACCCAGGAGAAAATGGGAAGTTTTCCCCGGGAAGAACCGCTTTTTCTGCGATGGACGAGTCATGCTGGCCCGTCAGAGCGGGGTCCTGCCCCTCACCCTGGGCCTCATCCTCGTCaccagtgttttattttttatatttga TTGTCCCTTCCTGGTCAAACACTTGACCACCTGTATCCCAGCTATTGGAGGGGTCCTTCTTGTGTTTGTGCTCATCACTTTGCTCCAGACCAGTTTCACCGACCCTGGCATCCTGCCTCGAGCGATGCCGGACGAGGCCGCAGACATCGAGAGACAGATTG ACAACTGTGGAAACGCCAGTTATCGGCCTCCACCTCGCACCAAGGAAGTCCTCATCAACCAGCAAGTGGTCAAGCTCAAGTACTGCTTTACCTGCAGGATGTTTCGGCCACCACGCACCTCCCACTGCAGCCTGTGTGACAACTGTGTGG AGAGATTCGACcaccattgcccctgggtgggaaaCTGTGTGGGCAAACGCAACTACCGCTTCTTCTACACCTTCATTGTGTCGCTCTCCTTTTTGACGGCGTTCATCTTTGGCTGTGTGATGACACATCTGGCTCTGA GGGCTCAAGGTGGGAAAGGCCTGGTGTTTGCTCTTCAGGAAAGTCCTGGCAG TGCAGTGGAGCTGGTTATATGCTTTTTCTCAGTGTGGTCTATCTTGGGCCTCTCAGGCTTCCATACATACCTGGTTGCCTCCAACCTGACCACTAATGAAGAC tataAATGCTTTCCAGATTAA